A stretch of the Filimonas lacunae genome encodes the following:
- a CDS encoding Crp/Fnr family transcriptional regulator, translating into MDTIKDYILRTAALSEEEVNQFVSSFTPVKAKRRQFIVQPGFVARHRYFVVKGALRAYVIGEEGQEYTIQLAIEDWWISDYNSYIYQQPATMFVMAMEDCELLQISHEDEWKLKATSHRFETFFRQMAERSTAFMQRRIITNLTQSAEERYDHFMAQYPLINERMPQYVIASYLGMTTEFLSKIRNNKVSRKS; encoded by the coding sequence ATGGATACAATAAAAGACTATATACTGCGCACCGCAGCATTATCAGAGGAAGAAGTGAACCAGTTTGTAAGCAGCTTTACCCCCGTAAAGGCAAAGCGGCGGCAGTTTATTGTGCAACCCGGCTTTGTGGCGCGTCATCGCTATTTTGTGGTAAAGGGAGCCTTACGTGCTTACGTGATTGGGGAAGAAGGCCAGGAATATACCATTCAACTGGCTATTGAAGACTGGTGGATCTCTGATTACAACAGTTACATATACCAGCAACCCGCCACCATGTTTGTAATGGCTATGGAAGATTGCGAACTGCTACAGATAAGTCATGAAGATGAATGGAAGCTAAAAGCCACATCGCATCGCTTTGAAACATTTTTCCGCCAAATGGCAGAGCGCTCCACCGCGTTTATGCAGCGCCGCATCATCACCAACCTTACCCAATCAGCCGAAGAACGTTACGATCATTTTATGGCGCAATACCCACTTATCAACGAACGGATGCCGCAATATGTTATCGCTTCTTACCTGGGCATGACCACCGAGTTTTTATCTAAGATCAGGAACAATAAGGTGTCTCGGAAATCTTGA
- a CDS encoding carboxymuconolactone decarboxylase family protein, with protein sequence MNTATTTTFSVPTRAEVSANNQAIFDNLQKGLGFVPNLYAYFGKNETALGDYLALQNRKSSLKGKEREVINLVTSQINGCVYCQSAHTVLGKMNGFSDAEILEIRSGHASFDSKLDALARFTASVVENRGKATAAAINAFYAAGYQEHHMIDVVMVIGDKIISNYLHNLTHLEVDFPLAEAL encoded by the coding sequence ATGAACACAGCAACTACCACCACCTTCAGCGTACCTACCCGTGCAGAAGTATCCGCCAACAACCAGGCTATTTTCGACAACCTGCAAAAAGGACTGGGCTTTGTACCTAACCTCTATGCCTACTTTGGTAAAAATGAAACAGCCCTGGGCGATTACCTGGCTTTGCAAAACCGCAAAAGCAGTTTAAAAGGTAAAGAAAGAGAAGTAATAAACCTGGTTACCAGCCAGATCAACGGCTGTGTATACTGTCAATCGGCCCACACGGTATTAGGCAAAATGAATGGTTTTAGCGATGCCGAGATACTGGAAATCAGAAGCGGGCATGCTTCCTTCGACAGCAAACTGGATGCCCTGGCCCGCTTTACGGCTTCGGTAGTAGAAAACCGTGGTAAAGCCACCGCAGCCGCTATTAACGCTTTTTATGCCGCCGGCTACCAGGAGCACCATATGATTGATGTGGTAATGGTGATTGGTGATAAAATCATCAGCAACTACCTGCATAACCTTACCCACCTGGAAGTAGACTTTCCTTTGGCAGAAGCGCTGTAA
- a CDS encoding S41 family peptidase codes for MKRICLALLLLIATTHGNAQSKTQVRQLAELAQVWGLLKYYHPTVASGRYNWDSVLVSSLQQVLNPRHTTPFTTTIAALLAVPGKDTAAWYAPQADNPMRYRNHTLRWIHQCHYLTPGQQQQVYYIATHPHRGMNYYALPGDGTDSTVTTPNEQPYKQMLLPDVHYRLLALFRFWNVIQYYYPYKYAIGQPWQNVLRQLIPVVIHAKDTLSWHQCIARMAAAINDSHGGLWPEVYHTIAGKYAPPFYFRLVAGKAVVTQLTNSNLTRPSGLQVGAVLTHVNGVPIRQLIKKYWPYVPASNAGGKLKTMHAFVLNTFARKAHYRGTNKDGTKMSANLQQVERDFLKDYLHFFHMRSSDTCKMLNGNIGYVFFSNLTSRNLDSIMQLLMPAKAIIFDMRNYPANGAGIYRVPNYLLPRPALYARITYPDYSYPGRFHYTVANEGTSYHQVGKPNPNAYKGKVLLLVDSRTQSAAEWACMTLLTASHVIVIGTPSAGADGNVTRTLLPGGYAIAFSGLGIYFPDGRETQRCGIPIDVKVPCTVEDMVNDRDPVLEKALELVGRDGGAIRS; via the coding sequence ATGAAAAGAATCTGCCTCGCGCTACTGCTGTTGATAGCTACCACCCACGGCAACGCACAGTCTAAAACACAAGTGCGCCAGCTGGCCGAACTGGCCCAGGTATGGGGACTATTAAAATACTATCACCCCACCGTTGCCAGCGGGCGTTATAACTGGGACAGTGTGCTGGTTTCCTCCCTGCAACAGGTACTCAACCCCAGGCATACCACACCCTTCACCACCACCATAGCCGCGCTATTGGCAGTACCCGGAAAAGATACCGCCGCCTGGTATGCCCCCCAGGCTGATAACCCTATGCGCTACAGAAACCATACGCTCCGCTGGATACACCAGTGCCACTACCTCACCCCAGGGCAACAGCAACAGGTTTACTACATAGCCACGCACCCCCATAGAGGCATGAACTATTATGCCCTTCCCGGCGATGGCACAGACAGCACTGTTACCACCCCTAACGAGCAGCCTTACAAACAGATGCTACTGCCCGATGTGCATTACCGCCTGTTAGCGCTGTTCCGGTTCTGGAACGTGATACAATACTATTATCCCTACAAATACGCCATTGGTCAACCCTGGCAAAATGTGCTGCGCCAGCTGATACCCGTTGTCATCCACGCCAAAGATACCCTTAGCTGGCACCAGTGTATCGCCCGCATGGCCGCTGCTATTAACGACTCACACGGAGGCTTGTGGCCGGAAGTGTACCACACCATCGCCGGTAAGTATGCACCTCCTTTTTATTTCCGGTTGGTAGCGGGCAAAGCCGTAGTCACGCAACTGACCAACAGTAACCTTACCCGCCCTTCCGGCCTGCAGGTGGGCGCGGTGCTTACGCATGTCAACGGCGTACCCATCCGGCAATTGATAAAAAAGTACTGGCCGTATGTGCCTGCTTCCAACGCTGGGGGAAAGCTGAAAACCATGCACGCCTTTGTGCTCAACACCTTTGCCCGCAAGGCCCATTACCGCGGTACCAATAAAGATGGAACAAAGATGAGCGCCAATTTACAGCAGGTAGAAAGGGATTTTTTAAAAGACTATCTCCATTTTTTTCACATGCGCAGCAGCGATACCTGCAAGATGCTGAACGGCAATATCGGCTATGTGTTTTTCAGCAACCTCACTAGCCGCAATCTGGATAGCATCATGCAGTTGCTGATGCCTGCCAAAGCCATTATATTTGATATGCGCAACTATCCCGCCAACGGAGCCGGCATCTATCGTGTACCCAATTACCTGCTGCCCCGGCCAGCGCTATACGCCCGGATTACCTACCCCGATTACAGCTACCCCGGCAGATTTCACTATACCGTTGCGAACGAAGGAACCAGCTACCACCAGGTAGGCAAGCCTAACCCCAACGCCTACAAAGGAAAGGTGCTGCTATTGGTAGACAGCAGAACCCAAAGCGCCGCGGAGTGGGCTTGCATGACCCTGCTTACCGCCAGCCACGTAATCGTAATAGGCACACCCTCCGCAGGTGCAGACGGCAATGTAACCCGAACCCTATTGCCTGGTGGCTATGCCATAGCGTTCTCTGGTCTGGGTATCTATTTTCCTGATGGGAGAGAGACGCAACGCTGCGGAATACCTATTGATGTGAAAGTGCCCTGTACGGTGGAGGATATGGTAAACGATCGCGATCCGGTATTGGAAAAGGCCTTGGAGCTGGTGGGGAGGGATGGAGGAGCAATACGTAGTTAA
- a CDS encoding sensor histidine kinase: MQRSRRVLTYQQKSLVAECVFLLVIGVLSPFAVGWQIYPQLSFILSLVLLNIFQLPAIVLFYRVYLPYTIGKGRYWLGVGLFPLYILVYELGSRLSSILLIHVPLIPQGYRQRLASAHPENLTQGYFNQSLGYTCLVLLAASSLYVVKLLFKNQHHLHTVATQKLQLELGQLKNQVQPHFFFNTLNNIYSLSVQQSPDAPRMIEGLSAIMRYVLYECSHDTVPLEQEVAFIKNYIHLENLRHSATDVIDFSIQGTISGTVIEPLLLMPLIENTFKHALHQHAAEKWVKLVLSVDEKELIFQTCNPQNQPHMQTANPYGGIGLANVRKRLALLYPGRHDLVIHDEPETFTVTLVISFT, from the coding sequence ATGCAACGTTCACGCCGTGTACTTACCTATCAACAGAAAAGCCTGGTGGCGGAGTGTGTATTCCTGCTGGTGATTGGGGTGTTAAGTCCGTTTGCAGTAGGATGGCAGATCTACCCTCAACTGTCATTTATCCTCAGCCTGGTACTGCTTAATATTTTCCAGTTGCCCGCTATTGTGTTGTTTTACCGGGTATACCTCCCCTACACTATTGGTAAGGGCCGGTACTGGCTGGGGGTGGGATTGTTTCCGTTGTATATACTGGTGTATGAACTGGGTTCGCGGCTCAGCAGTATCCTGTTGATTCACGTGCCGTTGATCCCGCAGGGTTATCGCCAGCGGCTGGCCAGTGCGCACCCGGAGAACCTGACGCAGGGGTATTTTAACCAGTCGCTCGGTTACACCTGTTTAGTGCTGCTGGCAGCTTCTTCGTTGTATGTGGTAAAGCTGTTGTTTAAAAACCAGCACCACCTGCACACCGTAGCCACGCAGAAGCTGCAACTGGAACTGGGCCAGTTGAAAAATCAGGTACAGCCACATTTCTTCTTTAACACGCTCAACAATATCTACAGCCTTAGCGTACAGCAATCACCCGATGCGCCCCGGATGATAGAGGGCTTATCGGCTATTATGCGGTATGTGCTGTATGAGTGTAGCCACGATACCGTACCGCTGGAACAGGAGGTGGCATTTATTAAAAACTATATCCACCTCGAAAACCTACGGCATAGCGCCACGGATGTAATTGATTTCAGTATCCAGGGCACTATCAGCGGCACCGTTATTGAACCGCTGTTGTTGATGCCTTTGATTGAAAACACATTTAAGCATGCGCTGCATCAGCACGCAGCAGAAAAATGGGTGAAGCTGGTATTGTCGGTAGATGAGAAGGAACTGATCTTCCAAACCTGTAACCCGCAAAACCAACCGCACATGCAAACAGCAAACCCCTACGGGGGCATTGGCCTGGCCAATGTGCGCAAACGCCTGGCATTGCTGTACCCTGGCCGGCACGACCTGGTTATTCACGACGAACCGGAGACCTTTACTGTAACCTTAGTAATTAGCTTTACATGA
- a CDS encoding LytR/AlgR family response regulator transcription factor — protein MTHCIVVDDEPLARQLIVSYIDQLPNLHCLGSYANALDALAALNSHPVEVLFLDIDMPGISGMSFIRSIKHIPKVVFITAHAEFAVEAFELEAADYLVKPVSFDRFLKSVQKITQPTRPEASDTPPASHIFIKVDKRLVKVDFAEIRYIEAMGDYLKIHIAGATMVSYMTIGKMEALLPANRFIRIHRSTIIHADFIQYVEGNYVAVAGAQLAIGLTYKEGMLKRLG, from the coding sequence ATGACCCATTGTATTGTAGTAGATGACGAACCCCTGGCCAGGCAACTGATTGTTTCTTATATTGACCAGCTGCCTAACCTGCATTGCCTGGGCAGCTACGCGAACGCACTGGACGCGCTGGCAGCACTGAACAGCCACCCGGTAGAAGTACTATTTCTGGACATAGACATGCCCGGCATCAGCGGAATGAGCTTTATACGCAGCATCAAACACATACCTAAAGTAGTGTTTATTACCGCACATGCGGAATTTGCTGTAGAGGCCTTTGAACTGGAAGCTGCGGATTACCTGGTAAAACCCGTATCGTTTGACCGCTTTTTAAAATCGGTGCAGAAGATAACCCAACCCACCCGGCCCGAAGCATCCGACACTCCCCCGGCATCACATATCTTTATTAAGGTAGATAAGCGCCTGGTAAAAGTGGACTTTGCAGAGATTCGCTATATAGAAGCCATGGGTGATTACCTGAAAATACATATAGCCGGCGCTACTATGGTGAGTTATATGACCATTGGCAAGATGGAAGCACTGCTGCCCGCGAACAGGTTTATACGAATACACAGGAGCACTATTATTCATGCAGATTTTATACAGTATGTAGAAGGGAATTATGTGGCAGTAGCCGGTGCACAGCTGGCTATTGGATTAACGTATAAGGAAGGGATGTTAAAAAGGTTGGGGTGA
- a CDS encoding xanthine dehydrogenase family protein molybdopterin-binding subunit, which yields MSETTSYSRRNFLKTGGLLSGGLVLSFFIPAGAKRFVPDADPLSNAFQPNAYLNILPDNTVQVILAHVEMGQGIWTTLPMLIAEELDCDWSKVTVQHAPPGKPYLHTAFGLQITGGSSTTYSEFDRYRNAGATARAMLVEAGAKKLGVSPASCRTENGYVIAGDKRASYGQLANAAAALPVPQKVQLKDKANWKLIGKEKNRLDGKAKSDGSAIFGLDVHFPGMLIAVVAHGPVFGAKVRSFDASAAKAVKGVRDIVQIPTGVAVVADHFWAAKQARDLLQIQWNLGPGEAIDSNSLLEDYRRLANEKGLVAEQTGNAAQALAGNVTSIQAEYTFPYLAHAPMEPLNCTVKISDDHCEIWTGTQLPGGDQQAAAKLLGLPAEKVKVNTTFLGGAFGRRASPTADFVLEAVEIARASGKFIKMVWTREDDMRSGYYRAAFLHKVHVGLGANGFPAAWQHSIVGQSIMNQYTLFGPPDKSKPDESSVEGIKDSAYLADVPDKLIQLQSPELPVPVLWWRSVGNTHTGYVMETMIDELAFAAGKDPVAYRNSLLKSKRHLAALNLAAEKAGWGKPLPAGHYHGVAVHESFRSYVAQVAEISIQNGQLRVHKVTCAIDCGLAVNPDGVKSQMEGCVIFALTAFLYGEISLEKGRVKQRNFHDYKMVRMNEAPAIEVHIVDSNEQMGGAGEPGVPPVAPAIANAIFAATGKRVRQLPLQPSDLVKA from the coding sequence ATGAGCGAAACAACATCGTATTCCCGTCGCAACTTTTTAAAAACCGGGGGCCTGCTCAGTGGCGGCCTGGTGCTTTCGTTTTTTATACCGGCCGGCGCCAAAAGGTTTGTGCCCGATGCCGACCCGTTGAGTAATGCTTTTCAGCCGAATGCTTATTTAAATATCCTGCCGGATAACACGGTGCAGGTGATACTGGCCCACGTAGAAATGGGACAGGGTATATGGACTACTTTGCCCATGTTGATTGCGGAAGAACTGGATTGCGACTGGAGCAAGGTTACCGTACAGCATGCGCCGCCAGGCAAGCCTTACCTGCATACAGCTTTTGGATTGCAGATAACGGGCGGTTCCAGCACCACTTATTCCGAATTTGACCGTTACCGCAATGCGGGTGCTACGGCCAGGGCTATGCTGGTAGAAGCAGGGGCTAAAAAGCTGGGTGTATCACCCGCTTCCTGCCGCACAGAAAATGGTTATGTAATAGCGGGTGATAAACGTGCCAGCTATGGCCAACTGGCCAATGCGGCGGCCGCCCTGCCGGTACCGCAAAAGGTGCAGCTGAAAGATAAGGCCAACTGGAAACTGATTGGTAAGGAAAAGAACCGGCTGGATGGTAAAGCAAAGTCGGATGGGTCGGCCATCTTTGGTTTAGACGTACATTTTCCCGGCATGCTGATAGCGGTAGTGGCGCATGGCCCCGTATTTGGCGCTAAAGTACGTTCCTTCGATGCCAGTGCTGCCAAAGCGGTGAAAGGTGTGCGGGATATTGTGCAGATACCCACCGGGGTGGCAGTAGTGGCCGATCATTTCTGGGCTGCCAAACAGGCGCGCGATCTGTTGCAGATACAATGGAACCTGGGCCCGGGTGAAGCTATTGATAGTAATTCCTTGCTGGAAGACTACCGCAGGCTGGCCAATGAAAAAGGACTGGTAGCGGAACAAACCGGTAATGCCGCGCAGGCGCTTGCAGGTAACGTAACATCAATACAGGCCGAATATACGTTTCCTTACCTGGCACATGCCCCCATGGAGCCGTTGAACTGTACCGTAAAAATCAGCGATGACCATTGCGAAATATGGACAGGTACACAATTGCCCGGTGGCGATCAGCAAGCGGCGGCTAAACTGTTGGGACTACCTGCCGAAAAGGTAAAGGTGAACACCACCTTCCTGGGCGGGGCATTTGGCAGAAGGGCCAGTCCTACGGCCGACTTTGTACTGGAAGCAGTGGAAATAGCCAGGGCCAGCGGCAAGTTTATTAAAATGGTGTGGACGCGGGAAGATGATATGCGCAGCGGTTATTACCGTGCTGCCTTTTTGCATAAGGTACACGTAGGCCTGGGTGCTAACGGCTTTCCGGCCGCATGGCAACATAGTATAGTGGGTCAGTCTATTATGAATCAATACACTTTGTTTGGTCCGCCCGACAAAAGCAAGCCGGATGAAAGCTCGGTAGAAGGTATTAAAGATTCTGCTTACCTCGCAGATGTGCCGGATAAGCTGATACAGCTGCAATCGCCCGAATTGCCGGTGCCGGTGTTGTGGTGGCGCTCGGTAGGGAATACGCATACAGGGTATGTAATGGAAACGATGATAGATGAACTGGCCTTTGCAGCAGGTAAAGACCCGGTAGCTTATCGCAACAGCCTGCTTAAAAGCAAAAGGCACCTGGCAGCGCTGAACCTTGCTGCAGAAAAAGCAGGGTGGGGCAAGCCATTGCCGGCAGGGCATTATCATGGTGTGGCGGTGCATGAAAGCTTTCGTTCTTATGTAGCCCAGGTGGCCGAAATATCCATTCAAAACGGACAGTTGCGGGTGCATAAGGTAACGTGTGCTATTGATTGCGGCCTGGCGGTGAACCCCGATGGCGTGAAGTCGCAAATGGAAGGCTGTGTCATTTTCGCCCTCACTGCTTTTTTATACGGCGAAATTTCGTTAGAAAAGGGCCGGGTAAAACAACGCAATTTTCACGACTATAAAATGGTGCGTATGAACGAAGCGCCGGCCATAGAAGTGCATATTGTAGATAGCAACGAGCAAATGGGCGGTGCCGGCGAGCCTGGTGTGCCACCGGTGGCACCAGCCATAGCCAATGCCATTTTTGCCGCCACCGGTAAGCGCGTAAGGCAATTGCCTTTGCAGCCATCCGACCTGGTGAAAGCTTAG
- a CDS encoding (2Fe-2S)-binding protein: MKLTINNHSYTVDVDPAMPLLWVLRDVLHLTGTKFGCGMAQCGACTVHLNGEAVRSCVTPVKRAEGQKVITIEGIGQQHLHPLQQAWAAMDVPQCGYCQSGQIMSAAVLLRENPHPTDEDIDAAMSGNICRCGTYPRIRQAIHHAAQLQNKGGVQ; this comes from the coding sequence ATGAAACTAACCATCAACAACCACTCCTATACTGTGGACGTGGATCCTGCTATGCCCCTGCTTTGGGTATTGCGGGATGTACTGCATTTAACGGGTACCAAATTCGGCTGCGGTATGGCGCAGTGCGGGGCTTGTACGGTTCACCTGAATGGAGAAGCCGTGCGTTCCTGTGTTACACCGGTAAAGCGGGCCGAGGGCCAGAAAGTGATTACCATTGAAGGTATTGGACAACAACACCTGCATCCATTGCAACAGGCCTGGGCGGCTATGGATGTGCCGCAGTGTGGTTATTGCCAGAGCGGGCAGATTATGTCGGCCGCCGTGCTGCTGCGTGAAAACCCGCATCCCACCGATGAAGATATTGATGCGGCCATGAGCGGCAATATTTGCCGTTGCGGTACCTATCCCCGTATACGCCAGGCTATTCATCATGCAGCGCAACTGCAAAATAAAGGAGGTGTACAATGA
- a CDS encoding (2Fe-2S)-binding protein — protein MEKQKYSRRFFLGTSSMAAALALVPSGIKAFYQDLKTRLLPVKSIQTLSLIVNKKTYTVKADTRTTLLDLLREELELTGTKKGCDHGQCGACTVHVNGERVLSCLTLAAMVQHQPVTTIEGLAEGDQLHPMQQAFIECDGFQCGYCTPGQIMSAVACVNEGHTHSVEEIKEFMSGNLCRCGAYNGIVESIQKVAR, from the coding sequence ATGGAAAAACAGAAGTATAGCCGACGATTCTTTTTAGGCACCTCGTCCATGGCGGCAGCCCTGGCGCTGGTACCCAGCGGTATCAAAGCCTTTTACCAGGATTTGAAAACACGCCTTCTTCCCGTTAAAAGCATTCAAACGCTTTCTTTAATCGTTAACAAAAAAACGTACACCGTAAAAGCCGATACCCGCACTACCCTGCTGGATCTGCTGCGGGAAGAACTGGAATTGACCGGTACTAAAAAAGGTTGCGACCATGGCCAATGCGGCGCCTGTACCGTACATGTAAATGGCGAAAGAGTACTCAGCTGCCTTACCCTGGCCGCAATGGTGCAGCACCAGCCTGTTACCACTATTGAGGGACTGGCCGAAGGCGACCAGCTACACCCTATGCAACAGGCTTTTATTGAATGCGACGGCTTCCAGTGTGGTTATTGCACCCCCGGACAGATTATGTCGGCCGTGGCCTGCGTAAACGAAGGACATACGCATTCGGTAGAAGAGATCAAAGAATTTATGAGCGGCAATCTTTGCCGTTGCGGCGCCTATAACGGTATTGTAGAATCTATTCAAAAAGTAGCCAGATGA
- a CDS encoding FAD binding domain-containing protein translates to MKPFTLRKPNDVKQALSGKRSGEQFIAGGTNLVDLMKKHITEPEALLDVSAALSNTIQTTAGGIRIGAMARNSHVAGHADIQAHFPLLSKAILAGASPQIRNMASTAGNLLQRTRCPYFYDITLPCNKRKPGSGCGALQGENRMQAIAGYSEQCVAVHPSDMCVALAALDATVVITDAAHKTSTIPFAQFHRLPGTTPDKDNNLPAHALITAVDIPNNAFYKNYAYLKVRDRTSYAFALVSVAAALQLNGSRIIAARLASGGVAHKPWRWQEAEAYLQGKEANAATFSEAAAIAVRSTKPLSQNGFKVPMLQGAIATALQNCLTA, encoded by the coding sequence ATGAAACCATTCACTTTACGCAAACCCAACGATGTAAAACAGGCGCTCTCCGGCAAAAGAAGCGGCGAGCAGTTTATAGCAGGCGGCACCAACCTGGTAGACCTGATGAAGAAACATATTACCGAACCGGAGGCGCTGCTGGATGTGAGCGCCGCCCTTTCCAATACCATACAAACCACTGCCGGCGGCATACGCATTGGCGCTATGGCGCGCAACAGCCATGTGGCCGGGCATGCGGATATACAGGCTCATTTTCCCCTGCTATCCAAAGCCATACTGGCGGGGGCTTCTCCACAAATCAGAAACATGGCCTCCACAGCCGGCAACCTGCTGCAACGCACCCGCTGCCCGTATTTCTACGATATCACTTTACCCTGTAACAAAAGAAAACCGGGAAGTGGCTGCGGAGCCTTACAAGGCGAAAACAGGATGCAGGCTATTGCAGGTTACAGCGAACAATGTGTGGCCGTGCACCCATCGGATATGTGTGTAGCGCTGGCTGCATTGGATGCAACTGTTGTAATAACAGATGCTGCACACAAAACCAGCACCATTCCGTTTGCACAGTTTCACCGGCTGCCAGGCACCACGCCGGATAAAGACAATAACCTGCCCGCACATGCGCTGATAACGGCGGTAGATATACCCAACAATGCTTTTTATAAAAACTACGCCTACCTGAAAGTACGCGACCGTACCTCGTATGCGTTTGCACTGGTATCGGTAGCTGCTGCATTGCAACTGAACGGCTCCAGGATTATAGCCGCACGCCTTGCCTCTGGCGGTGTAGCCCACAAACCCTGGCGCTGGCAGGAAGCCGAAGCGTATTTACAGGGCAAAGAAGCCAATGCAGCTACCTTCAGCGAAGCCGCTGCCATAGCGGTGCGCAGTACAAAACCCTTATCGCAGAACGGCTTTAAAGTACCTATGCTGCAAGGCGCTATTGCCACTGCCTTACAAAATTGTTTAACCGCTTAA